Proteins found in one Fusarium keratoplasticum isolate Fu6.1 chromosome 12, whole genome shotgun sequence genomic segment:
- a CDS encoding MFS domain-containing protein, which produces MLFKSDTRNSITIVTSRRLSISEDNTPTVDPQHDVEKAGRDSSKGESPEVTESEEIDWDGSDDPDKPVNWPQTKKWRITLTVSMLSFMTPFASSMMAPAIDEVMKEMKTTNRDLGSFAVSIYLLGYAFGPLLIGPCSELYGRLVVYHTCTALFAVMNIGCAMANSMSMLIAFRFLTGTVGACAFTVGPSTIGDCFKQEERGKAMAVMNLPVLFGPCMGPAVGAYLSRAAGWRWDFWLITIMAGVAFGISLLTLRETYPPVVLRWKAKRLRKLAGLPEVQLNNEPSQSPVQFFFMNIIRPLKMLALSPLIQGLSLLAAVAYGVLYLLFTTLTEVFETRYGIVTNVGLVYFGLGVGQIAGVAVFGTASDTIVKRMAKGGEMKPEYRLPPMIPGTAMIPLGLIIYGWTAQYYVHWFVPLLGTFFVGVGVITVFIPVASYLVDAYPAHAASATAATTVFRSMGGALLPLAGPKMYQKLDQGWGNTLLAGIALGVVPMIWLTMKYGERLRTHPKYQMNL; this is translated from the exons ATGTTGTTCAAATCCGATACTAGAAACTCAATCACCATTGTCACGTCCCGAAGACTCTCTATTTCGGAAGATAATACCCCGACAGTGGACCCCCAACATGATGTTGAAAAGGCAGGCCGAGATTCCAGCAAGGGCGAATCACCGGAAGTCACCGAGTCTGAGGAAATCGATTGGGATGGCTCTGATGACCCAGACAAGCCAGTCAATTGGCCGCAGACGAAGAAATGGAGGATTACTCTGACTGTTTCCATGTTGAGCTTCATGAC ACCATTcgcctcgtcgatgatggcCCCAGCAATTGACGAAGTCATGAAGGAAATGAAGACAACAAATCGGGATCTTGGCTCCTTTGCCGTGTCGATCTATCTCCTAGGCTACGCATTCGGTCCCCTGCTCATTGGCCCATGCAGCGAACTCTACGGTCGATTGGTCGTCTATCACACATGCACTGCCCTCTTCGCTGTCATGAATATTGGGTGCGCAATGGCAAATAGCATGTCCATGCTGATTGCCTTTCGCTTTCTGACTGGTACAGTGGGTGCATGTGCTTTCACTGTCGGTCCAAGTACTATTGGAGACTGCTTCAAGCAAGAAGAGCGCGGAAAGGCCATGGCCGTGATGAATCTACCTGTCTTATTTGGGCCATGCATGGGACCGGCAGTTGGCGCCTATCTGTCAAGAGCAgcaggttggagatgggacTTTTGGCTAATTACCATTATG GCCGGCGTCGCTTTTGGAATCAGCTTGTTGACATTGAGAGAGACATACCCCCCTGTTGTTCTCAGATGGAAAGCCAAGAGGTTACGAAAACTGGCTGGCCTTCCTGAAGTTCAACTCAACAACGAGCCAAGCCAATCTCCGGTTCAATTCTTCTTCATGAACATCATCAGACCCCTCAAGATGCTCGCCCTGTCTCCCCTAATTCAGGGACTGTCACttctcgccgccgtcgcgTATGGAGTCCTCTACCTGTTGTTCACTACCCTAACAGAAGTTTTCGAGACTCGCTACGGAATCGTGACAAACGTTGGACTGGTCTACTTCGGACTCGGCGTCGGCCAAATTGCGGGTGTTGCCGTCTTTGGCACGGCGTCAGATACCATCGTCAAGAGAATGGCCaagggaggagagatgaAGCCCGAATATCGACTTCCTCCCATGATCCCCGGAACAGCCATGATTCCTCTGGGCTTAATCATCTACGGCTGGACGGCGCAGTACTACGTGCATTGGTTTGTCCCTCTGCTTGGAACCTTCTTCGTTGGAGTGGGAGTCATCACCGTCTTTATTCCCGTCGCATCGTATTTGGTCGATGCGTATCCAGCTCACGCAGCGAGTGCGACGGCTGCGACGACGGTCTTTAGGAGCATGGGCGGTGCCCTGTTGCCGTTGGCAGGACCCAAGATGTATCAGAAGCTTGATCAGGGCTGGGGAAACACGTTGCTTGCTGGAATCGCGTTGGGAGTGGTGCCAATGATTTGGTTGACAATGAAGTACGGGGAGAGGCTCAGAACGCATCCAAAGTATCAGATGAACCTGTAG